The Rhododendron vialii isolate Sample 1 chromosome 6a, ASM3025357v1 genome includes a window with the following:
- the LOC131328896 gene encoding protein WHAT'S THIS FACTOR 1 homolog, chloroplastic gives MASAWRRLTTTAITTLAHILNPNKSQPHSSLSSLLTSTNFSTSFLVTKTPQKYKKKKRKKDSPRTNPVQHDSQRRPHLEAILQRDAAFRFLTRTKEYLYKQPDHVLRLDDAGKLHRELGFPRGRKVLRSIQRHPLLIETYRHDDGKLWFGFTDFMESLLQEEKEIMNAMEEDRVTVIRKLLMMSSTKRIPLSKLYHKRLLFGIPEDFRDQVAKYPNYFKVTVEEDGKRVLELVNWDPLLAVSALEREFMVDEDRVKKAFKFPLKHGKSLDLEEDDMRKVNLLNTLPLVSPYSNGSKFELWTLEAEKYRVGVLHEFLSLTLEKRASIHHIVEFKEELCLTKHTYQMLLKQPRTFYLAGTEMNWVVFLKDAYGEDGVLINKDPQVFFNEKLYRYAQMLEMEPRSDIVGK, from the exons atggcTTCAGCTTGGCGACGActcaccaccaccgccatcaCAACTCTCGCCCACATTCTAAACCCTAATAAATCCCAACcccattcctctctctcctccctcctcacCTCCACCAACTTCTCCACCTCTTTCCTCGTCACCAAAACCCCACAAAAgtacaagaagaagaaacgcAAAAAGGACAGCCCCCGAACAAATCCCGTCCAGCACGACTCGCAGCGGCGCCCCCACTTGGAGGCCATCCTCCAGCGAGACGCCGCCTTTCGGTTCCTCACGAGAACCAAAGAGTACCTGTACAAGCAGCCGGATCACGTCCTCCGCCTCGACGACGCCGGCAAACTCCACCGCGAGCTAGGCTTCCCCCGCGGCCGCAAG GTCCTTCGCTCCATCCAGCGGCACCCCCTCCTGATAGAGACCTACCGCCATGATGACGGCAAGCTGTGGTTCGGATTCACCGACTTCATGGAGTCGTTACtccaagaagagaaagaaataatgAATGCTATGGAGGAAGACAGAGTCACAGTTATCCGGAAACTATTAATGATGTCATCAACGAAACGAATTCCTTTGAGCAAATTGTACCATAAACGGCTTTTATTTGGCATTCCCGAAGATTTCAGGGATCAGGTTGCAAAATACCCAAACTACTTCAAAGTTACGGTCGAAGAGGATGGGAAAAGAGTGCTTGAGCTCGTGAACTGGGATCCCTTACTGGCAGTGAGTGCATTGGAGAGAGAATTCATGGTAGACGAGGACAGGGTGAAGAAAGCATTCAAGTTTCCTTTAAAACACGGGAAATCCTTGGATTTGGAAGAAGATGATATGAGAAAGGTGAATCTGCTGAACACGCTTCCATTGGTTTCACCATATTCAAATGGTTCTAAGTTTGAGCTTTGGACTTTGGAAGCGGAGAAGTACAGAGTTGGAGTTTTGCACGAGTTCTTGAGCTTGACTTTGGAGAAGAGGGCTTCAATACACCACATTGTGGAGTTCAAGGAGGAGTTGTGTCTTACCAAGCATACTTATCAGATGCTTTTGAAGCAGCCTCGAACTTTTTATTTGGCGGGTACGGAGATGAATTGGGTTGTGTTTTTGAAAGATGCTTACGGTGAAGATGGGGTTTTGATTAATAAGGATCCACAAGTGTTTTTCAATGAGAAGTTGTATAGATACGCGCAGATGCTAGAGATGGAACCACGTTCTGATATCGTTGGGAAATAA
- the LOC131328897 gene encoding uncharacterized protein LOC131328897: MSKFNCFSALVGRKKDKGDKSASTTADYNKKLKTLQVRLETNESKSTSFSVPVPFGISGNSRCKVKVMDHESPVEEEATEVAYEGEDELDEDLSMKRDNSDFDLQSHVVDSNSETNQAIMEKKEFFETQFERKPDKDSEEGDGLIQNGNISDPGVRKAEFWASPELKRSCSDLETREVFRRISDQLPPSKSESFEELQQLADRFLEEARPENSGSPRSVMSHCSADKVILKKHSSSQVLPSRSRRLWWKLFLWSHRNLQPVWSLKPQTVSVASVYNQQGGYCSDTLEPNRALEVGAMESPKNEDNQNWNGFHGGVSGFMPQNQWVAFSTESPLTRVDEWVKEQATQPVLPVNDAEERDNESGVDFPPSPENGKSLARNTSQLTRRPNLNLPEEILHANNVIRSLNSSSTVAHMTGIGLKVIPTLAQFTSLRSVNLSGNSIVHITSGSLPKGLHTLNLSRNKISTIEGFRELTRLRVLDLSYNRISRIGQGLSNCTLIKELYLAGNKISEVEGLHRPLKLTVLDLSFNKITTAKGLGQLVANYNSLLALNLLGNPIQSNISDEQLRKAACSLLPKLAYLNKQPINPQKAREVATESIAKAALGNSSRGTHRKTVKRVSQGGSVSSSLHRGGANANLGQKTKHKTKSRSRHHSDLKMKSAELASSSR; encoded by the exons ATGTCGAAATTCAATTGCTTCTCTGCACTTGTTGGGAGGAAGAAAGACAAG GGGGATAAGTCAGCTTCAACCACTGCGGATTACAACAAAAAGCTTAAGACCTTACAAGTGAGACTTGAGACAAATGAATCGAAATCGACTTCTTTTAGTGTCCCAGTTCCTTTTGGTATTTCAGGAAATTCTAGATGCAAGGTCAAGGTAATGGACCACGAAAGTCCTGTCGAAGAAGAAGCTACAGAAGTGGCTTATGAAGGGGAAGATGAGCTAGATGAAGACTTATCGATGAAGAGGGATAATTCAGACTTCGATTTGCAATCCCATGTCGTGGACTCGAACTCAGAAACCAATCAAGCAATAATGGAAAAGAAGGAATTTTTCGAGACACAATTCGAGAGAAAACCTGATAAAGATTCTGAAGAGGGTGATGGTTTGATCCAAAACGGGAATATTAGTGATCCAGGTGTTCGGAAGGCGGAATTCTGGGCATCGCCAGAGCTTAAACGCTCATGTTCTGACTTGGAAACAAGGGAGGTGTTCAGAAGGATATCTGATCAGTTACCTCCTTCAAAATCCGAGTCATTTGAAGAGTTGCAGCAATTAGCCGACCGGTTTCTGGAGGAAGCTCGGCCCGAAAACTCGGGCAGCCCTAGGTCAGTGATGTCCCATTGTAGTGCTGATAAAGTGATACTGAAGAAGCATTCGTCGAGCCAAGTGCTGCCTTCTAGAAGCAGAAGGCTATGGTGGAAGTTGTTTTTGTGGAGCCACAGGAATTTGCAACCGGTTTGGAGTCTAAAACCACAGACGGTGTCTGTCGCGTCTGTTTACAACCAACAAGGCGGGTACTGCTCAGATACTCTGGAGCCAAACAGGGCCTTGGAGGTTGGCGCAATGGAATCACCCAAGAATGAGGATAACCAGAACTGGAATGGTTTTCACGGAGGGGTTTCTGGGTTTATGCCACAGAACCAGTGGGTTGCTTTTTCCACTGAGTCGCCATTAACTAGAGTGGATGAGTGGGTGAAAGAACAAGCAACCCAACCTGTACTCCCTGTAAACGATGCTGAAGAGAGAGACAATGAAAGTGGAGTGGATTTCCCGCCATCTCCAGAAAATGGAAAATCGCTAGCAAGAAATACATCTCAATTGACTCGGCGTCCGAATTTGAATCTTCCAGAGGAGATTTTACATGCAAATAATGTTATCCGGTCTCTGAATTCCTCCTCAACAGTGGCTCACATGACGGGAATTGGATTAAAAGTTATTCCAACTCTTGCTCAGTTCACCAGTCTTCGGTCTGTCAACTTATCAGGCAACTCGATTG TTCATATTACTTCAGGGTCTCTGCCAAAAGGTCTCCACACTCTCAACTTGTCCAGAAATAAAATCAGCACAATCGAAGGCTTCAGAGAGTTAACCCGATTGCGCGTACTGGATCTCAGTTACAACCGGATCTCTCGGATTGGGCAAG GTTTGTCAAACTGTACACTGATTAAGGAGCTTTACCTTGCTGGAAACAAGATCAGTGAAGTTGAGGGGCTGCACAGACCCTTGAAGCTGACTGTTCTGGACTTGAGCTTCAACAAGATAACCACAGCAAAAGGACTTGGCCAGCTCGTGGCCAACTACAACTCCCTTCTAGCTCTGAATCTGTTGGGGAATCCAATCCAGAGCAATATCAGCGACGAACAACTGCGGAAAGCGGCTTGTAGTCTTCTCCCAAAGCTGGCCTACCTGAATAAACAGCCGATTAATCCTCAGAAGGCACGCGAGGTGGCAACAGAAAGCATTGCAAAAGCTGCCCTTGGGAATAGCAGTAGGGGAACCCATAGAAAAACAGTGAAGAGAGTAAGCCAAGGAGGATCAGTCTCCTCCAGTTTGCACAGGGGAGGGGCCAATGCGAATTTGGGGCAGAAAACCAAGCACAAAACAAAAAGCCGAAGCCGCCATCACTCGGACCTGAAGATGAAGTCTGCTGAGCTAGCTTCATCTTCCCGGTAG